GCCGCCTACTACCAGCTGGTGGCCGACGACCGGCAGTACTACATGGACTACACCGGCACCGGGAACTCCCTCAACGTCGGGCACCCGCACTCGCTGCAGCTGCTGATGGACTCCTTGCGCTACTGGGTCACCGAGATGCACGTCGACGGGTTCCGCTTCGACCTGGCCTCGACCCTGGCGCGGGAGTTCTACGAGGTCGACAGGCTGGCGACCTTCTTCGAGCTGGTGCAGCAGGACCCGGTGGTCAGCCAGGTGAAGCTGATCGCCGAACCGTGGGACGTCGGGCCCGGTGGGTACCAGGTCGGCAACTTCCCGCCGCAGTGGACCGAGTGGAACGGCGCCTACCGCGACACCGTGCGCGACTTCTGGCGCGGCGAGCCGGCTCTCGGGGAGTTCGCCAGCCGGGTCGCCGGCTCGGCGGACCTCTACGAGCACTCCGGGCGACGACCGGTCGCCAGCATCAACTTCATCACCGCCCACGACGGGTTCACGCTGCACGACCTGGTCTCCTACGACCAGAAGCACAACGAGGCCAACGGCGAGGACGGGAACGACGGTGCCGACGACAACCGGTCCTGGAACCACGGGGTCGAGGGGCCTACCGACGACCCCGCGATCCTCGAGGCCCGGGCGCGGGACCAGCGCAACTTCCTGGTCACCCTGCTGCTGAGCCAGGGCGTGCCGATGCTGCTGCACGGCGACGAGCTGGGGCGCACCCAGCACGGCAACAACAACACCTACGCGCAGGACTCCGAGATCGCCTGGATGCCGTGGGAGAACGTCGACACCCCGCTGCTGGAGTTCACCGTGTCGCTGGCCAAGCTGCGCCGGGAGCACCCGACCTTCCGTCGGCAGCGGTTCTTCACCGGCACCTCCGTGCGTGCCGGCGACCGCCTCAACGACATCGTCTGGCTCCACCCCGACGGCCGACCGATGGAGGACGACGACTGGCAGGACGGCTCGGCGACGCTCGGCATGTACCTGAACGGACACGGCATCGCCGGCCGCGACGCCCGTGGCGAACCCATCCTCGACGACCACTTCCTGCTCTACTTCAACGCCGGCGATGACGTCGAGCTGACCCTGCCGCCCGGCGAGTACGCCGAGGAGTGGGAGGTCGTCATCGACACCGGGGGGTCGCTCGCCGACGCCGGGACGCTGCGCGCCGGTGAGGTGGTCACGGCGGCGAGCCGCACGACGCTCGTCCTGCGCGAGCACCACGGACCCGAGGTCGAGACCGACGACTCGGCCGCCGCCTCTGCGGCCGCGATGGCAGCCGACGCATGACCCGGACGCCCTCGAACACCTACCGGCTCCAGATCACCGAGACCTTCGACCTGTTCCGGGCGGCCGAGGCGCTGCCCTACCTCGCCGAGCTCGGCGTCGACTGGGTCTACCTCTCGCCGCTGCTGGCGGCGGAGCCGGGGAGCGACCACGGCTACGACGTCGTCGCCCACGACCACGTCGACGAGTCGCGGGGTGGGGCCGCCGGGCTGGCCACCTTCGAGCAGGCGGCGCACGAGCTCGGCATGGGCATCCTCGTCGACATCGTCCCGAACCACGTCGGGGTGGCGACCCCGCACGAAGATCCGTGGTGGTGGGACGTGCTCCGGCACGGCCGGGAGTCCGCCCACGCGCACGCGTTCGACATCGAGTGGGCAGCCGGGGACGGACGGATCCGGATCCCCGTCGTCGGCGACGACGACCAGTCGGAGGGCGCCGGCCCGATCGCACACCTGCGCCTGGTCGAGACCGACGACGGCGGCGAGCTCGCCTACCACGAC
The DNA window shown above is from Marmoricola sp. OAE513 and carries:
- the glgX gene encoding glycogen debranching protein GlgX, which translates into the protein MTTWPGAAYPLGATFDGSGTNFALFSEVAEKVELCLFDVDADGRRSETRVPLTEVDGFVWHAYLPQVQPGQLYGYRVHGPWDPAQGLRCNPSKLLLDPYAKATAGDIAWDPSLFSYRFDAPEERNDDDSADQMVLGVVVNPYFDWEGDRRPRVPYAETVIYEAHVKGLTQLHPAVPEDLRGTYAGLAHQAVTDHLNRLGVTAIELMPVHQFVHDDVLTQKGLRNYWGYNTLGFFAPHAGYASAAAVAVPGQQVQEFKSMVKAMHAAGIEVILDVVYNHTAEGNHLGPTLSFKGIDNAAYYQLVADDRQYYMDYTGTGNSLNVGHPHSLQLLMDSLRYWVTEMHVDGFRFDLASTLAREFYEVDRLATFFELVQQDPVVSQVKLIAEPWDVGPGGYQVGNFPPQWTEWNGAYRDTVRDFWRGEPALGEFASRVAGSADLYEHSGRRPVASINFITAHDGFTLHDLVSYDQKHNEANGEDGNDGADDNRSWNHGVEGPTDDPAILEARARDQRNFLVTLLLSQGVPMLLHGDELGRTQHGNNNTYAQDSEIAWMPWENVDTPLLEFTVSLAKLRREHPTFRRQRFFTGTSVRAGDRLNDIVWLHPDGRPMEDDDWQDGSATLGMYLNGHGIAGRDARGEPILDDHFLLYFNAGDDVELTLPPGEYAEEWEVVIDTGGSLADAGTLRAGEVVTAASRTTLVLREHHGPEVETDDSAAASAAAMAADA